A window of the Zeugodacus cucurbitae isolate PBARC_wt_2022May chromosome 2, idZeuCucr1.2, whole genome shotgun sequence genome harbors these coding sequences:
- the LOC105211318 gene encoding scaffold protein salvador produces the protein MNYLILLCNRKPTMLSRRSKEKATGHKEGVVGKYVKKETPPEIPVINVWSFDEQRAKHNKKSLQRCASTSPSCEFTGRSSGNSSRNTYSCGNDSQLNSQPDYYHARRAQSQLPPTTTTMRSVSQTHQQRYNVTGFYAPSNSISSTNQHPHFYSSNNLDVTSNGHGHSGNSSNTSSSTSNYVNIEQIDRMRRQQSSPLLQPTSAAYENFQRRHSANQKHSNSYDGRLRGFTGSEANATSIAEGMDSYNNVLQIPRGTTPTPPQHYPTNASYLAGSDSYPIYENPFRVSSNTSGSVINNNHTSMNNFDSRSTQSTAEVRSESPIYSNTTLAVSNNNLHSSYDLSAGTAAATSVQSLYHAPSRQLHSQSVGKTNSTTNVLQKVPSQQSIEEELPLPPGWAMQYTLHGRKYYIDHHTHTTHWSHPLEREGLPVGWRRVVSKMHGTYYENQYTGQCQRQHPCLTSYYVYTTSAEPPKAICPEMPVPYTPPVHTHNALVPANPYLLEEIPKWLVVYSNADSSKDHMLQFNMFSLQDLECFDGMLVRLFKQELGTIVGFYERYRRALILEKNRRAEQERYLQELHTQATHQ, from the exons ATGAACTACCTAATTTTGCTGTGCAATCGAAAACCGACCATGCTGTCACGACGCAGTAAAGAAAAGGCTACCGGTCATAAGGAAGGTGTGGTTGGTAAGTATGTGAAGAAAGAGACGCCACCCGAAATACCAGTGATAAATGTATGGTCGTTTGATGAGCAGCGAGCTAAGCATAACAAGAAATCACTGCAGCGTTGTGCTAGCACTTCGCCGAGTTGTGAATTTACCGGCCGAAGTTCGGGTAATTCCAGTCGCAATACTTACTCCTGCGGCAATGACTCACAATTGAATTCGCAGCCCGATTATTATCATGCTAGGCGTGCGCAATCTCAATTACCACCAACGACAACGACAATGCGTTCGGTGTCACAGACGCATCAGCAACGTTACAATGTGACCGGCTTTTATGCGCCTTCTAACTCCATATCCTCAACAAACCAACATCCACATTTTTATTCAAGCAATAATTTGGATGTGACCAGTAATGGGCATGGTCATAgcggcaacagcagcaataCAAGTAGCAGTACCAGCAACTATGTAAACATTGAGCAAATTGATCGTATGCGTCGCCAACAATCATCACCCTTACTGCAGCCCACCAGTGCCGcatacgaaaattttcaaagaagGCATTCGGCTAATCAAAAGCATAGTAACTCGTATGATGGGCGACTGCGTGGTTTCACAGGCAGTGAAGCAAATGCCACATCAATAGCTGAAGGTATGGATTCCTACAACAATGTGCTGCAGATACCACGTGGTACTACGCCAACTCCACCACAACATTATCCAACCAATGCCAGTTATTTAGCCGGCTCTGATTCCTATCCAATCTACGAAAACCCATTTCGAGTTTCGTCAAATACTTCGGGTAGTGTGATCAACAATAATCATACATCAATGAATAATTTCGATAGTCGTTCAACGCAATCCACCGCAGAAGTGCGTTCTGAGTCACCCATTTATAGTAATACCACTTTGGCCGTCTCCAACAATAACTTGCATTCATCATACGATTTGTCTGCTGGTACAGCTGCTGCAACTTCTGTGCAATCTCTGTACCACGCACCGTCACGGCAGCTACACTCACAATCGGTCGGCAAAACAAACAGTACAACAAATGTTTTACAAAAGGTGCCATCACAGCAGTCCATCGAAGAAGAGCTACCACTACCACCCGGTTGGGCAATGCAATATACTCTACATGGACGCAAGTATTATATTGACCATCACACACATACGACGCATTGGTCACATCCGCTCGAGCGGGAAGGTCTGCCGGTGGGTTGGCGACGTGTTGTTTCCAAAATGCACGGTACCTACTATGAAAACCAATATACAGGGCAATGCCAACGACAGCATCCCTGTCTTACCtcatattatgtatatactacATCTGCCGAACCACCGAAGGCCATATGCCCGGAAATGCCAGTTCCTTACACACCGCCAGTGCACACACACAACGCGCTAGTGCCGGCCAATCCGTATTTGTTGGAAGAGATACCCAAGTGGTTGGTGGTGTACTCAAATGCTGATTCATCGAAAGACCATATGCTGCAGTTCAACATGTTCAGTTTGCAAGATCTTGAGTGCTTCGATGGTATGCTGGTACGGCTGTTCAAGCAAGAGCTCGGCACAATTGTTGGCTTCTACGAACGGTATAG ACGCGCTTTGATTTTGGAAAAGAATCGCCGTGCTGAGCAGGAGCGCTATTTGCAAGAGTTACACACTCAAGCCACACACCAATAA